In Candidatus Cloacimonadota bacterium, a single window of DNA contains:
- the mreD gene encoding rod shape-determining protein MreD translates to MKIIKYIFIGIITLYFQILFASKFELLGVIPNFLIACLIFLNIKLDLIPSSIIIFFLGIALDLTYPSLLGLNTISFLLLSFLVNRYHQSINKDRIDIIFISIFALNSIHFLFFFLYYLFSEPVTFELFYLTFFTIFYNTVISMLLTYFFVFIDKIKVYLDV, encoded by the coding sequence ATGAAAATCATAAAATACATTTTTATAGGAATCATCACTCTTTACTTCCAGATTCTGTTCGCATCAAAATTCGAATTGCTGGGAGTTATTCCCAATTTCCTGATCGCTTGCCTGATCTTCCTGAATATCAAACTCGATCTAATTCCTTCATCAATAATCATCTTTTTTCTGGGAATTGCTTTAGACCTGACATATCCGTCCCTTTTGGGCTTGAATACAATCTCATTTCTCTTGCTTTCTTTCCTCGTGAATCGTTACCATCAAAGTATTAACAAAGATAGGATCGATATAATTTTCATTAGCATTTTTGCTTTGAATTCCATTCATTTCCTGTTCTTTTTCCTCTATTATCTCTTTTCCGAACCTGTAACCTTCGAGTTATTTTATCTGACCTTTTTCACAATTTTCTATAATACTGTCATCTCGATGCTCTTAACTTACTTTTTTGTTTTTATTGATAAGATCAAGGTTTATCTGGATGTGTGA
- a CDS encoding rod shape-determining protein MreC: MKKNIPVIILLLLAIILFLGNNEQRQKKADFLSKTIYLPFINSINIIKENIKIKQKNKKLELDLAVQTITINNLENKLQKIENININFEIDKTEFILADVIGLSGNYKERNFVVNKGKKHDIKVGLPVISTDGIFGKIISVSNNFSVIMPFDHTNFKLGVMTRNTKLQGLLEADIYGNCYMSMVKIGSEISLGDTIVTSHISTIFPKNYPIGVVSQISEAPDKVHINAKISPFTDPSSLDQVIILFYEKDKSYETELENNS, translated from the coding sequence ATGAAAAAAAACATTCCCGTCATCATACTCCTGCTTCTCGCAATAATTCTTTTCCTTGGGAATAATGAACAACGCCAAAAAAAAGCTGATTTTTTAAGTAAAACCATTTATCTCCCATTTATCAACTCCATTAATATCATCAAAGAGAATATCAAGATTAAACAGAAAAACAAAAAGCTGGAACTTGATCTTGCTGTTCAGACAATAACTATTAATAACCTGGAAAATAAATTACAGAAGATCGAGAATATAAATATTAATTTTGAAATAGATAAAACAGAATTTATTTTAGCAGATGTGATCGGTTTGAGCGGGAATTATAAAGAGAGAAATTTCGTTGTTAATAAAGGCAAAAAGCACGATATAAAAGTTGGTCTTCCTGTGATTTCTACGGATGGTATTTTTGGAAAAATCATTTCTGTTTCGAATAATTTTTCTGTGATCATGCCGTTTGATCATACAAATTTCAAACTGGGAGTTATGACCAGAAATACTAAACTGCAAGGTCTTCTCGAAGCTGATATTTACGGAAATTGTTATATGAGCATGGTCAAGATCGGTTCGGAAATAAGTTTGGGAGATACGATCGTAACTTCCCATATTTCAACGATATTCCCGAAGAATTATCCTATTGGAGTTGTTTCACAAATCTCCGAAGCTCCTGATAAAGTTCATATCAATGCAAAAATTTCTCCCTTTACCGATCCATCCAGTTTGGATCAGGTTATTATATTGTTTTATGAAAAGGATAAAAGTTATGAAACGGAACTTGAAAATAACAGTTAA
- a CDS encoding rod shape-determining protein has translation MFWNNFSSLFSNDIAIDLGTANTLVYRKGIGIVIDEPSVVATSSDNKKIIAIGADAKEMLGKNPEEVRVIKPLKDGVIADFQVTELMLRNLILRAQKKRLLIKPRVIVCVPSGITEVEKRAVRDSALHAGAREVYLVSEPVAAAIGADLPIHKPAGNLVMDIGGGTTEIAVISLSHIVVHISIRIGGDKMDQAIVNHLRKKNNIFVGIQTAEKIKNEIGSAYPLEKELKMEVRGRDIITGFPITVEITSEEIRESLAETVTSMIDAVKRLFEKTAPELAADIAERGVILTGGGAQLKRLDKKIQEAVDLPVHVIPEPLTCVVKGSGQILDNIEEYREVLIKKIED, from the coding sequence ATGTTTTGGAACAATTTCTCAAGTTTGTTTTCTAATGATATTGCTATAGATTTAGGAACTGCTAATACTTTAGTTTATCGCAAAGGTATTGGGATCGTTATCGATGAACCGTCTGTTGTTGCTACTTCCAGCGATAATAAGAAGATCATTGCCATTGGTGCGGATGCCAAAGAAATGCTCGGTAAAAATCCGGAAGAAGTACGCGTCATCAAACCTTTGAAAGACGGTGTGATCGCTGATTTCCAAGTTACGGAATTGATGTTGAGAAATTTGATCCTGCGTGCCCAAAAAAAGAGACTTCTGATCAAACCGCGAGTTATTGTCTGCGTTCCTTCCGGAATAACTGAAGTCGAGAAAAGAGCAGTTCGCGATAGTGCTCTGCACGCTGGAGCGCGGGAAGTATATCTTGTTTCCGAACCTGTTGCAGCTGCGATCGGAGCTGATCTTCCCATTCATAAACCTGCCGGAAACCTGGTCATGGATATCGGGGGAGGAACAACTGAAATCGCTGTCATTTCTTTATCTCATATCGTTGTTCATATCTCGATCAGGATTGGCGGAGATAAGATGGATCAGGCAATAGTTAATCATCTTCGTAAGAAAAATAATATTTTTGTTGGAATTCAAACCGCTGAAAAGATCAAAAATGAGATCGGTTCTGCTTATCCCCTGGAAAAAGAATTAAAGATGGAAGTGCGCGGTAGAGATATTATCACCGGTTTTCCAATTACGGTTGAAATTACTTCCGAAGAGATCAGGGAATCTTTAGCAGAAACTGTTACTTCTATGATCGATGCTGTTAAACGGCTTTTTGAAAAGACTGCTCCCGAGCTTGCTGCCGATATTGCGGAACGAGGAGTAATCCTGACCGGTGGTGGAGCTCAACTGAAAAGACTCGACAAGAAAATCCAGGAAGCGGTCGATCTGCCAGTTCATGTTATTCCCGAACCTCTGACCTGTGTTGTCAAAGGCAGTGGTCAAATCCTCGATAATATTGAAGAATATAGAGAAGTATTGATCAAGAAAATTGAAGATTGA